The genomic region GATGACGTCTTCAAGAACTTTCAGGATTTCACTGATGACGATGTTGCGGTGCTGGAGCGTGTTCTCGTAACGGATCTCTCCTTGCCCTTTGATGTAGAGCGTTCCTTGTTGCAGGCGGTACTGGAGGGCACGGTTCATGATCGAACGGAGTCCGTGACCTTCCATCCATTGTGTAAGCAATACGGTGTACCAGCGCAGCATCGTGAGCTGGTTGCCGTACTTATCTGTTTTTCCGAGTGTTTCGGGGTCGTAGACGCGCCATTTGAAGATTGAGGCGAGCCTTTCGAGAAACGCGAGAGTTTCGTCGTAGTTGAACTTCCCGTCTGGAGAGATGCGCGGGTATTTGAGTCCGGCTCGGACAGCTTGAGTTAAGGATTCTGCTTGGTCGACAGATACGTTGATGTCGTCGTCTTGTTGCCCTTCTCTTTGCGCGAAGGACTCTCGGATTCGGCTGATGGTTTGGTCGTCGAGGTAGTCGGAGAATTCTTCACGCACCAGGCTTTGACGTCCTGTGGTGATGTCGCGTAAGAGCATGAGTCCGAATTTGCGCTTCATGTTGTAGCGCTCGTAGCTTTCATCTCCCTTGGCGAACTCGATCTGTCCTTCTTGAAGATCAGCAACGACTCCTTGCTTCATTTTCTTGCTGATAATTTGTGAGTCGGTTTGCACGGATAGCGTCTGTGCAGGAACGTTCGCTTGCAGGAGTTCCTTTGCCTTTTGCTCGGATGCAAGTTGGTTGCCCACGATGATGAATACGTTGCCGTAGAGGTTGAACTCGATACGTCCGACTCGGCCGATCAGGTTCTTGAAGTCGACTGTTGTCATTCCTGCTCTGCCGATTTTGTTGGTTGTGATGACGAGGTTGTCGGCGGGAAGGTTGACTCCTTCTAGAAGCGTGCTGGTACAAAATAGTGTCGAGATTTTGCCTTCGCGGAACAGGCCTTCGATGCGTTCGCGGATTGCTGGTGGGAGGTAGCCGATGTGGTAGCTGACGCCTCTACGGATGAGATCGCTGAGGTAGTAGTCCTCGTGGACGTCGCGTTCGATGTCTTTTGCGAGAGCGTCCAAGTCTTTATCGTTGAGGTCTGCCAAACCCTGGGCATAGTCACGTGCCGCTTGCACTGCGTGATGTCGGGCAGAATGAAACACGATGGTTTGCCCACGGTGATCTGAACCTCGTGATGATTCACTAACAAATCGGGTTATGCCCTGTACGGTAGCGTCCTGAGCTTGAAGTGAGGCTAGGTGCGTGAATTCTTGGGTGTGGTCGTTGTAACTGGAAATGGTGTTTTCGTGCAGGTTGACGAGGTATTTGAACTGTGCGACTGGCGAATACTGGGTTGCGACCGCGTTGGTTTCATTTTCGTCAGAGTTTGGATCAACCAGCCTTAGGAATACCTCTGGGTTGGGAATGTTGGGTGAAGCGAAGACGAAGTGTGGTGGCTTGTGGCGGTGTTGAAGGATTGTCACGGTTTGGTAGTAGAACGGGGCGCGGCTGTTCTTGCCTGAGAGTTTGTGTGATTCGTCGAAAAAGATGTACTCGAATTCGATCGCAGGTTTGCCGATCAGAAGGTAAAGCAGGCGTTCTGGGGTGAGTACGAAGATGAAGTTGTGATCGCCTTCGAGCACGATGTCACCTGCAGCACTGACGATTCGGTAGTTGTGTCGTTCTAGGTCTTCGCCAAGGTCAGCGATCAGTTTCGAGCGCGTCTCGTTGATCAGCGCTTTTGACGGCACGATGATCGCAAAGTTGGCCTTCACCCCGGATTTGATCTGGTTGGTGATGAAGGTGCGCATGATGAAGGACTTGCCCAAGGATGTTGGGGCTGAGAAGGAAAACTTGCCGTCAGTGAGGCGGTCGTAGATTTTCTTTTGCGGCGCGAAGAACTTCATCGACCTATCACCGGGTACGGTGAGGTATTCGGCTTGGTAGGCGTTGAATGCGGCGTCGAGGATGCCTGCATCGGAAGTCACGCCCAGCTGCTTCAGGCCTGGGTAGTTGCCTAGCGTGGTGAAGATTGCAGGAACGTATGCTTTCGTGCGGGGATCATTCGGATACAGGATGTGGCAGAGGAGCGCGATTTCTTGCGCCCATACCCTATGCTGGTCACGGTTGGTGGGGTGGGTTGATTTCGAGAGCAGGTCAGCGAACCGCAGCGCTGCTTCAAGATCCACGTCGTATGGTTGACGATTCGCCAGCCCTAATCGATGTAAGCCGTAGTTGTGGAGCAGGTTGGCGTACAGCTGTTTGAGGAATTCGTTGGAGTCGATGTCGGCAAATACGAGATCGCCGACTGTTACTTGCTTGTCAGACATGGCTACCACCTTGCCCGCCCACGAGCCCATCCATGATTGCGACCGCGTCAACGTCTACTTCATTGAGGGGCAAAACGTAAATGTAGAACGAGTAGTTATCTAGGTTTCGGGTGTTGATCTCGTTGGCGATCATTTGGGCGTGCGCGGCGATATCTCCCTGCATTTTCTGATCGAGCGCAGACCGATACTGCTGATTGCCATAGTTTTTCGGATCTAGACCAATGTCGTAACCCAGAAACATCGAATAAGCGGTATCGAACCCGGGTGCCCCACCCGGCTTCGGGATCAACAGATCCTTCACGTAGCCTGCGGTCGCTGCGTCGAGGGTCTTGGTGAACACGGTATTCTCAGCGAGCTGAACCTCGTCTGAGCGGTTCTGCTCGATGTCTACGACGCGGTCGAATGCTGCAGTGATGGCATCCCCAATGTTGCCGACCACGCTGGAGGTTCCAAACACGATACTGCTGGTGGTTCGCTGACCGTCTGGTGTGAGTAGGTGGATGGCGTCGCAGCGGCTGTGGATCTGGCCTCGGGCCTGGTTGAGCTCGATCTTGCTCAGCACTTTGGGTGCTTCGAGAATTTGTTCGAGCAGGACGTAGAGCAAGATTTCGCCCAGCCCCATGCCGTCTTGTTGTGAACGCATCCGGCTCACAGCGTCGAGAGCGACTTCTTCGAGATCGTCTCGCTGCTTATAGCCTTCGTATTCGGCGCGCGAGAAGACGTAGCGTCCAACGTTTCGTTTGAGGAACTTGACGAGGGCTGTGTGGTCGAAGCGGTTGTTTTGGACAGACAGATGGAACAGGCGTAACTGTTCGTCGTTTCGAAGACCTAACGTGTTCGAATGCGCCACCTCGGTGAACGTGGACGCAAACGTGTCGCCGCGCAGCGTTGATGTGATTGTCGCCTGTGCCATCTCGTATTCTCCCAAAAGGTGTCCTTCCCGCCTACAGCTTTTCGAGGATACGCACGAGCTCCGACAAAGTAACCGCCCCGTCCGGTGGAGTGACGCCATCTTCGAAGACCATGTAGTAGCGATAGCCATTGCCAGACATGTTCGCCCACGCCCGCCCGAGCCTAATCTTGCGGTTAGAATCGTCGTTCTTCAAATGCTCACCCTTGGTCTCGACAACCACGATGGTGCCGCTAGCGGTCATCACGACAAAATCTGGGTAGTGGTTGAACGGACCATTGAGACAAAAGCCCTTGCGTTCAATGACACGGTGCCACCAGCGAACGTTGTCCATTCCAGAGAAGCGACCAGCGAGTTCGAGCTCAAAGCCATTCATCTTGTCTTCGGCCCCATACAGGGAGCCGCCAATCAGGGAGGAAGCATGAATGGGCTGGATCGCTTTCGGGAACGCATAGAGTTGTTGAACATCAACGCGTCGGGTCTCGATGTCCTCATAGAACCGCTTGACCTTGTGCGCTTCCAAAAGACCGTCAATTTTCTGTTTGACCTTGCTTGCTACCGCATGCGGGTGCTCTTGATAGGTCAGCAGCTGCTCGGTGCCGAAGGCCTCAACCGTCCGCACGATGTATGCCCGCAGGTCAGAGTCAGTGATCGAATTGATCGGTTTGATCCGTTGGTAGATCGCTTCAGCCGTGTTACGTTTTTGTCCTTCGATGCTCAGTTTCGAGAAGTGTTCGCGCATGAATTTCTGGTCGGTACTCGACATCCGGAAGGCTTTAGGAACCTCTGAGTCTTTTCGCACGTCAATCTTGTACATCTGCTCATCGGCCGTCGACAAGTCGATATCGATGTCTTTCGTAGCCAAGTCGAAGTCACCGGCTAGTGCCTCGTGCTTGAGCTCGTTGTATCCCTCATGAGCGGTCGGGAACAATGCTGATCCAGGCTCTTGGATGACGAATTGGGGAAGGCGAAGGGTTTCGATCTCGTCAGCGAATTCGGGGTTCACGAAGCTCGTGTCCACAGCATCCTCCAAATCCGAAGGCA from Gleimia hominis harbors:
- a CDS encoding DEAD/DEAH box helicase; this encodes MSDKQVTVGDLVFADIDSNEFLKQLYANLLHNYGLHRLGLANRQPYDVDLEAALRFADLLSKSTHPTNRDQHRVWAQEIALLCHILYPNDPRTKAYVPAIFTTLGNYPGLKQLGVTSDAGILDAAFNAYQAEYLTVPGDRSMKFFAPQKKIYDRLTDGKFSFSAPTSLGKSFIMRTFITNQIKSGVKANFAIIVPSKALINETRSKLIADLGEDLERHNYRIVSAAGDIVLEGDHNFIFVLTPERLLYLLIGKPAIEFEYIFFDESHKLSGKNSRAPFYYQTVTILQHRHKPPHFVFASPNIPNPEVFLRLVDPNSDENETNAVATQYSPVAQFKYLVNLHENTISSYNDHTQEFTHLASLQAQDATVQGITRFVSESSRGSDHRGQTIVFHSARHHAVQAARDYAQGLADLNDKDLDALAKDIERDVHEDYYLSDLIRRGVSYHIGYLPPAIRERIEGLFREGKISTLFCTSTLLEGVNLPADNLVITTNKIGRAGMTTVDFKNLIGRVGRIEFNLYGNVFIIVGNQLASEQKAKELLQANVPAQTLSVQTDSQIISKKMKQGVVADLQEGQIEFAKGDESYERYNMKRKFGLMLLRDITTGRQSLVREEFSDYLDDQTISRIRESFAQREGQQDDDINVSVDQAESLTQAVRAGLKYPRISPDGKFNYDETLAFLERLASIFKWRVYDPETLGKTDKYGNQLTMLRWYTVLLTQWMEGHGLRSIMNRALQYRLQQGTLYIKGQGEIRYENTLQHRNIVISEILKVLEDVILFSLSNYFLKFSNEYKKVHGVEQFDNDWYEYVEYGTTKQKTILLQRLGFTRESATYIRTNVSNAIFLHEGKPHLNPILLESSNINVRKEANEIRYNVPEAFSMPDFMF
- a CDS encoding HamA C-terminal domain-containing protein yields the protein MAQATITSTLRGDTFASTFTEVAHSNTLGLRNDEQLRLFHLSVQNNRFDHTALVKFLKRNVGRYVFSRAEYEGYKQRDDLEEVALDAVSRMRSQQDGMGLGEILLYVLLEQILEAPKVLSKIELNQARGQIHSRCDAIHLLTPDGQRTTSSIVFGTSSVVGNIGDAITAAFDRVVDIEQNRSDEVQLAENTVFTKTLDAATAGYVKDLLIPKPGGAPGFDTAYSMFLGYDIGLDPKNYGNQQYRSALDQKMQGDIAAHAQMIANEINTRNLDNYSFYIYVLPLNEVDVDAVAIMDGLVGGQGGSHV